The genomic stretch CCACGAAGCCGACGCGATGACCGTCGACCCGCGCAGCGTCAACAGCCACGTCGCGCCGTACGAACTGGTCAAGACCATGCGCGCTTCGGTGCTGGTGCTGGGCCCGCTGCTGGCCAAGCACGGTGTGGCCGAAGTCTCGCTGCCCGGCGGCTGCGCGATCGGGTCGCGCCCGGTGGACCTGCACATCAAGGGCCTGCAGGCGCTGGGCGCGAAGATCAGCGTCGACCATGGCTTCATCAAGGCCAGCTGCGATGGCCGCCTGAAAGGGGCGCGCCACGTGTTCGAGCTGGTCAGCGTAGGCGCCACCGAGAACGTGCTGATGGCCGCCGCGCTGGCGGAGGGCACCACGGTGCTGGAAAACGCGGCGATGGAGCCGGAGATCGTCGACCTGGCCGACTGCCTCAACGCGATGGGCGCCCGCATCACCGGGCACGGCTCGGCGCGCATCGTGGTGGAAGGCGTGGAGCGGCTGCACGGCTGCGAGCATGCGGTGGTCGCCGACCGCATCGAATGCGGCACCTTCCTGGTTGCCGCGGCGATGACCGGTGGCCGCGTCACCGCCACCCATGCGCGCGCCGACACCATGGACGCGGTGCTGGACAAGCTGCGCGAAGCCGGCGCGGAGGTCACGGTCGAATCCACCGCCGATGCCGGCGACCGCATCACCGTCGACATGCGCGGCAAGCGCCCGCGCGCGGTGAACATCACCACCGCGCCGCACCCGGCCTTCCCCACCGACATGCAGGCGCAGTTCATGGCGCTGGACTGCGTGGCCGACGGCGTGGGCGTGGTCAACGAAACCATCTTCGAAAACCGCTTCATGCACGTCAACGAACTGCTGCGCCTGGGCGCGGACATCCGCGTGGACGGCCATACCGCGGTGGTCCGCGGGGTGGAGCGGCTGACCGGTGCGCCGGTGATGGCCACCGATCTGCGCGCCTCGGCATCGCTGATCCTGGCGGGGCTGGTGGCGGAAGGCGACACCACCATCGACCGCATCTACCACCTCGACCGCGGCTACGAGAACATCGAAGCCAAGCTGTCTGCACTGGGCGCGAGCATCCGGCGGGTCGACTGAATCGCGCGCGCCGCGACGGTCAGTCTGCCAGCACGTGCCCGGCCGCCCGCAGGGTGGCCAGCGCGCGCGGCAGGTCCGTCGCCTTCACCAGCAGGTAGTCGGTGTCGAAGGTGCTGACCGCGAAGATGCCGATCCGCGCCTGCGCCAAAGGCGCCAGCAAGGCCGCGAGGATGCCCACCTCGTCGAACGCGAACGGGCCGTGCAGCTTGAGCGTGCGCCATCCGCCGTCCAGCTTCGGCGCCGGCGGTGCCACTGCCTGCGGGCACACGATCGAGAGCTCGTCGGCCGTCCGCGCTACCGAAACGAAGCCTGAAGCCTCCAGCACGCCGGCCGGCACCGGCGCATCGGCAGGCAGCCGCGCGATCACGTAGTCCTGCGGCAACAATGAAAGGCGCATCGGCATGCAGGAGTCCTGTCGGATTGGTCCGTCGGCTCAGGCGGCGAGGTACGACAGCGCGTAGCCCACCCACATCGTGGCCAGCAGGGCGAAGCCGGCAAGGAACACGGTGAACCGGTGCATCACCCGGTTGTAGCTGCACTGGATCGCGCTGTGGACAATCCGCAGGCCGACGAACAGCCAGGCTGCGGCCGGTAGCCATCCGGGTACGTGGGTGGTGGCGAGCGCAATCGCGCACAGCGCGTAGAACAGCACCGGCAGCTCGAACAGGTGGTTGTAGTTGTCAGAGGCGCGGGAGTCCTCCAGCCGCTTTGCGCGGTCCGCCGACAGTGCCACCGCCTGCGGGGGGATCCGCCGCGCGCGCATTTCGGCGATGCGCACCGCCAGCATGCGCAGGCCCACCACGAACGTGAGTGTTGCCAGCGCCGCGCAGGCGGCGACCAGATGCTGCTGTGGAGCCATCGAATTCCCCCGTTGCCGTCACCGTGATCT from Thermomonas sp. XSG encodes the following:
- the murA gene encoding UDP-N-acetylglucosamine 1-carboxyvinyltransferase, with the protein product MQKIVVGGGARLAGEVRISGAKNAVLPILCATLLADSPVRITNVPRLHDVLTTAKLLAGLGAGVAHEADAMTVDPRSVNSHVAPYELVKTMRASVLVLGPLLAKHGVAEVSLPGGCAIGSRPVDLHIKGLQALGAKISVDHGFIKASCDGRLKGARHVFELVSVGATENVLMAAALAEGTTVLENAAMEPEIVDLADCLNAMGARITGHGSARIVVEGVERLHGCEHAVVADRIECGTFLVAAAMTGGRVTATHARADTMDAVLDKLREAGAEVTVESTADAGDRITVDMRGKRPRAVNITTAPHPAFPTDMQAQFMALDCVADGVGVVNETIFENRFMHVNELLRLGADIRVDGHTAVVRGVERLTGAPVMATDLRASASLILAGLVAEGDTTIDRIYHLDRGYENIEAKLSALGASIRRVD
- a CDS encoding ACT domain-containing protein, giving the protein MPMRLSLLPQDYVIARLPADAPVPAGVLEASGFVSVARTADELSIVCPQAVAPPAPKLDGGWRTLKLHGPFAFDEVGILAALLAPLAQARIGIFAVSTFDTDYLLVKATDLPRALATLRAAGHVLAD
- a CDS encoding MAPEG family protein, translated to MAPQQHLVAACAALATLTFVVGLRMLAVRIAEMRARRIPPQAVALSADRAKRLEDSRASDNYNHLFELPVLFYALCAIALATTHVPGWLPAAAWLFVGLRIVHSAIQCSYNRVMHRFTVFLAGFALLATMWVGYALSYLAA